GCGCGTTGGACGTGGTGCTGAACCACGCGCGTACCTGCGGGTTCCAGTGCGTCGGCCCGACGTCGCCCCCTTGAGGGGGCGCATCACCGCCGAGGTCCGCCGACGCGTCGAGGAAGCCGGGGTAGACCGTGAGGCCCTTGAGATCCCAGACCCGGGCTCCGGCCGGGGCAGCTAAACCTGCGCCGACCGCCTGGATCAGCCCGTTGCGGATGACGACGGTGGCGTTGTTGAGCACCTGGCCAGGGGCGGTGACCACGCGGGCGCCAACGAGGGCGTGAAAGCCGGTGGAGTTGTCGCGCAGGCCGGTGACGGGCTCGGTTCGGGAGGACTGCTGGGCCTCGAGCGAACTGGCCGCGAGCGCGGCGACGCCGAGTAGGACACGAAACGCTCTCACGTCTGGCTCCCGTGGGACGGCCCGGAGAGGCCGTCGGTGGTGATGTGGGGGTAGTGTGCGCCGGCGGCGCGGAAGGAGAACGCGAGCCGGCCGCCATATGCTGCGCCCGAAACCCGCTGAGGGGGAGTCCCCCGAGGGCCTCTGCACTCGACGTCAGCGGGTGACCACCATCTGGCGGTGAGGCTCCTGAAACCGCCTTGGTGTCGGCCCGCGGTCACGGTCACCGTGATCGGGGAGGTGCCGGCCGCCAACCGCTTGGTGCGCGGTGGCGGCGGAATCGGAGAACGGGAGGTGCCGTGAGGGCCATTGGGAGGCGGGCAACCCTCCCAACCGAGTACGCGCGGCCTCCTCAGTCCTCGCCGGCGCCACGAGCGCGATCCCACTCCGTGTCGAGCCGATACCTGTCGATCCACCGTTCGATGACAGCCAAGTCAATTTCGGTGGCGCTGATTCTCAGCATGCGGGCGATGTCGCGGAGATGTCGGTCGGAACCCCCCATGCGGAAATACAGGAGCTTATAGACGATGACGTACTCGATGGGCGCGAACTGCACCGGTGTTCCCTCGATCGTCCTCGCAACGCGGTGGTCGAGTGCCCACGAGTGGAACGGGTCGTCTCCAGCCAGGTACACGTCTGCGCGCATCGCCGATTCGTGATGGATCACGTTGAAATGCCCGTGTTCGCGACGCTGCAATTCCGTCTCGATAACGTCGATCGGCGGGCAGTAGTAGTCCTCGGCTGGCCAGAGCAGGGCAAACGCCCCAACGTTTCGTAGCTAGAGGCGTACGACGAGATCGATGTCCAGCGTCAGCCTAGGGTGCCCATACGCAAAGCGCTGCGAGACCGCCCGTGACCATGTAGTCCAGGCCCTCCAAGTGCAGCGGGGTCACGAAGCGCCCGATGAGGCTACCGCGCGGTCCCACGCATGAGCGCTCAGACGCCTGATGCGACCTCGGCGTCGGACCAGTCGGGGTGTCGCGCCCGAACTCCAGCGGCGGCGACACGCCAGGCTTCTTCCCAGAGCATATGTGATACGCGCAGTTTCTCGTCGGCCGTCATTGCCCGGATCCGCTCGACCTGATTCAGCAGCGCGTCGCTCAAGCCCGAGTACTCGGCGATCTCTCGGGCCCAGGCAACCTCATGGGCGTAGCGAAAGCCCATCGGCGAATGCGTCGCCTGTCCAACCATCGCCTGACACTGGACGGATATCGCCGCTGCGGTCGCCATGCGCGCGTGTGAGCCGGGCCTCAGGGACGGAAATGAGCCGTTGACATGAATTGATTACAGTAATACTGTATCCATATGAATGCACGGCGCCCGCGGAAGAAGCGATCCTACACCTCCGCCCTGCGCACCGGTCAAGCGCTCGAGACGCGGCAGCGAGTGCTCGATGCTGCCATGCGCCTCTTCATTGAACGCGGCTTCGCGGCCACCACCATCACGTTGGTGGCTGCCGCTGCCAGCGTGTCGCCTGAAACGATCTATGCCACCTGCGATGGGAAGCGCGGCCTCCTCGAAGGTGTGGTCGACACCGCCATCGCGGGTGGTGTCGAAGCACCACTAGAACTGCAGCCCGTATGGGGGGCGATCAGGCAACATCGTTCGGCGCGGGAGCGGCTGCGCGCGTATGTCGCACTCACCTGCAGGGTGCTCGCTCGCACGAGTGCGATCCACCACGTGATCCGCGGGGCAGCGGATAGCGAGGTGTTCGCCGCCGATCTCAGCGCCCGTCTCCTGCGTGAGCGGCTCGCGTCCAACACAACTCACCTTCGCGACTACATCGGGGACGAGCTGAGAGTCGGACTCACGTGGCGTGAAGCTGCGGAGCGTTACTGCGCCATCAGCAGCCCCGAGGTTCATCACCTGCTCACGACCGGGCTTGGATGGAGCCGGCGCGCGCATGAGGCGTGGCTGTGGGGCTTGGCCGAACAGGATCTCATCGGGCCACGGTCCGATGACGCATGAAGGAGTCGACATGTCGAGGGAAAGTCCGATGTCACGGCGACAACTCCTCGCCGTTGCTGCGATGGCCCCACTTGCAGCGTCCGTGACGCCTGCGTCCCGCGCTCGCCGGGCGCCAACCACGTTCGTTCTCGTGCACGGCGCGTGGCACGGCGGATGGTGCTGGAAGAAACTCCTGGCTCCGCTGCGCGCCGGTGGACACTACGTGTTCACCCCGTCGCTCACCGGCCTTGGAGAGCGCGCCCACTTGCTCAGCTCCGCGGTCGACCTCGACACACACATCGAGGATGTCGTGGCGACGATCGAGCATGAAGACCTGCAGCAGGTCGTTCTCGTCGGACACAGCTATGGAGGGATGGTCATCACGGGAGTCGCCGCTCGCGTGGCGCCACGCCTGTCGCACCTCGTCTACCTCGACGCGTTCCTGCCCGACGCGGGGAAGGCACTGCGCGACTACGCTCCGATTCCCCCGACGCGCGCCGACGGGTGGCGTGTGCCACCGCCGGGGACGCCGGGCAGTTGGGGAGTAACGGACCCGGCCGACGTGGCGTGGATGATGCCCCGGCTCGGCGACCAGCCCCTGAAGACCTTCACCCGTCCGCTCGCAGCGCACCTCGAGCGGATGCCGTCGGCGCAGCAGACGTTCATCCGGTGCACGAATGCGCCATTCTTCGCGGAGGCAGCCGAACGGGCGAGGGCACTCGGTTTCGCGTACCACGAGATGCGTTCGGCGGGACACGACGCGATGATTACCCAGCCAGCAGCCTTGGCAGGACTGCTCAGTGGCGTGGCCTGATCACGCAACATGCCGTCGGTGCATGGTGCGCCGACGCGGGGGACCTAACGCTAACTGGCCACCTTACGTCCCTGTGCGCGATGTCGCACGCCGACGCGCGCCCCCCTGGTGGGGAGTCTGCAAGGCCAGAGCGACCGCTTGCTCAATCCAGAACTTGGCCTCGCCGGCAGGATGGGAGACATAACAAGCGAAATGGTCCCTCCCCGCAGGACAGTCGGCGACATGTGCTGCGATAGAGCCAATGCCGAGCGGGTTGTCCGCCGCACAAACGATGCGCGTGGGACGTCTATCCAATACCGACGTCAACCACCTCGTCCGCTACCATGATCAAACGTCTGGAGTTCGGGCAGTTCGTCGGCCACTGCGAGCGCAGCACCGCGACCCCCGGTTTCCGGTTCAGCGTTCTGACACAACGGACTAACGAGCGCGTGCCCCCCCACACCCACGATGATGCCCATTTCATCATCGTATCGCGCGGCGGGTACGCCACCTCCGCCAGGGGAGTCGAGTCCCCCTGCGGACCCTCGACCGTCCTGTTCAACCCACGCGGCATTGGCCAGGTTCTGTATACCTCGCCGGATCCGCCAGGTGGCGGCGACCCAACTGGTCCAGGAACCGGAGGAACGTCGCGCTGGTGTGCCGTGGCGCGGTCATCCCCTCGATCCGGCCCGCAGCGCGGTAGGCCGCCTAACGCCGGCAAGCCGCCGACCACGACCCGCCCCGGTCAAGTGTGGGTGCGAGCCATCATGCCCTCTGGTGCGCACACCGTATGGGTCGTCAACGCCGGGGCTGCAGACTCTCGCGGAAGGGTGGCTTCCCCACGCTCTTTCTCGACGGCGGCCACTACGGCGTGCTCGAGAACATACGACATGGACACTCCGCGCCTTGGCCTGTGGCGCTCGCGGTGACGTGCCCGGAGTCGCCCCAGCACCACCACGATGGGTAGAAGGACTGGGGACCGAACGCGGGCGACGTCGTGACCCTTCCATCAGACGCTGCCCAGACGTGCGGGCGACGTCGTCCTTCTCTACCTGCCTTGCGCCGATCCCGAGTTCACCTGGTCGTGGATCCGCGCCAGCTCCACGGCGGCATCGAGGAGTGCCACAAACCGCTCCGGCGGCGGCGCCCAGAGTGGCTCGACCGTGTCCTCGAGGAACAGGTATCCCGAGAACGACTCGAAGTGCACCGAGTGGCATTGAATGCACCTGAGCCGCTCGACGACGCCGGCCGCGTGCAGCCGCTCCTCGAGCGCGTGATCGTCACTCTTCACGCCAAGACCACGCTCACCCTGCCGCGCATCGCCCGTCGTCATCCAGCTCGTGCGACCAGCGACGTTCGCTACTCCGACGCCGAATCGGTTTTCGTGATGCTGCCACTCCCATGAACGCACATGGGGGCTCATGCGGGCATGAATCGTCCGGCCCTTCCAGCTCCCCGCGAGGTAGCTGCTCGCGCCACCGCCCTGTGGATCCTCGTGCACCACACCGTCGATGATGCCGACGAGTGGCTGCCACGCGCGCACGAAGCGCCGGTGCTTGAACCGGTTCACGAGGAGCCCCACGCGCCACGCGAGGACGACGAACGCCACGACACCGAGCACCACGACCACGGTCTCCATCACTGCCTCCGGAGTTCGACGCGCCGGTTGAACGCGCGCCCTTCAGGCGTCGCGTTGGTCTCCACGGGCCGAGATGCGCCGGCCCCGCGAGCCGTCAGGCGCGAACGCGCGACACCGGAGCGCTCGACGAGTGCATCCGCCACCGCTTCGGCGCGCTGGAGCGACAGCGTCTCGTTGAACGCGCGCCCTCCCACCGAATCGGTGTGCCCCTCGATCGACAACTGCCACTCAGGGTGCGCCGCCAGCACGCCCCCGATCTCGGCGAGCACCGAGTCCGATTCGGTCCGGATGGCGGCGCTGTTGTAGTCGAAATAGATGCCGTACACGGTCACCTCCTCGCCCGCCTCGAGCTTCCGCTCGAGTGTCTTTCGTTGCGGCCACGAGATGCGCGTGAACCAGATGCGGGACTTCGTAGAGGAGCGCTCGTTGTCGAGCACGAGCGGCACGCGCTCGTCGTCGAGAATCACGAGGCGCTGGCGCTGGACCGGACGCGAGCCAGAAGCGTCGCGCAGCAGCACCTCCGCCTGGATCACCGGGACCTGCACGGCCGAGTCATTGAGCTGCAGCCGCAGGCGGTCCATCCGGATGCGCCTGAGCGTGCCCGATACGTCTTCATCGATGTAGACGGTCGCGTCGGGGTCGGGCGCTTCGGCGCCATCCTGCCATACCGATGCCTGCAGGTGCAGCTGACGGAATGGCGTTTCGCCGCGCTCCTTGAGTTCGCGGAACGCCGTGCGCGAGAGCATGCTCCAGGTCGTGCCATCCACGAGGTCGGGAATGCGAGGACCGAACTGCGTCCGATACCCATGCGCGTTCCGCAAGTCCGCGCGACACACGACCGTGCGGGCACGATGCGCCTTCTTTGGAGGTCGTTCGGAGCAACGGCTGCGAAAGACGACGCTGACCGAGTCCACGGCGCTCAGCTCGGCCACGCAGTCGTGATCGAAGTCGTTCAGGCCACTGTCCGGACCCACCCACGCCCAGGCCACCGTGAGTCCGGCAACGAGGGGCACCGTCGCCTTGCCCTGCTCAGCCGCCTCTTCGCGTCCGCCAGGCACGGGTGCGCAGGGTCGGCCCGTGACGAGCTCGGAAGGCCCGGCCGAGTCCTGCTCCTCGCCGGAACTGGAGCACCCGGCAACGAGCGCGCACAAAAGCCCGAGACGAATGACGGCGTGGCGTGGGGGCCTGGTCAACATGCGCCTTGCAGCAGGCTTGCGGGGCCCAGTGTGCCAGGACGCCCCCGCGGTCCGACCTTGACGATACCGACCTGGCAACCCTTACTCTGTTGTGCGCCAGCGAACATCGTGGGGTCGCCAGAGGGATCG
The Gemmatimonadaceae bacterium DNA segment above includes these coding regions:
- a CDS encoding helix-turn-helix transcriptional regulator, whose amino-acid sequence is MRLFIERGFAATTITLVAAAASVSPETIYATCDGKRGLLEGVVDTAIAGGVEAPLELQPVWGAIRQHRSARERLRAYVALTCRVLARTSAIHHVIRGAADSEVFAADLSARLLRERLASNTTHLRDYIGDELRVGLTWREAAERYCAISSPEVHHLLTTGLGWSRRAHEAWLWGLAEQDLIGPRSDDA
- a CDS encoding alpha/beta hydrolase; translation: MSRRQLLAVAAMAPLAASVTPASRARRAPTTFVLVHGAWHGGWCWKKLLAPLRAGGHYVFTPSLTGLGERAHLLSSAVDLDTHIEDVVATIEHEDLQQVVLVGHSYGGMVITGVAARVAPRLSHLVYLDAFLPDAGKALRDYAPIPPTRADGWRVPPPGTPGSWGVTDPADVAWMMPRLGDQPLKTFTRPLAAHLERMPSAQQTFIRCTNAPFFAEAAERARALGFAYHEMRSAGHDAMITQPAALAGLLSGVA
- a CDS encoding OmpA family protein — protein: MLSRTAFRELKERGETPFRQLHLQASVWQDGAEAPDPDATVYIDEDVSGTLRRIRMDRLRLQLNDSAVQVPVIQAEVLLRDASGSRPVQRQRLVILDDERVPLVLDNERSSTKSRIWFTRISWPQRKTLERKLEAGEEVTVYGIYFDYNSAAIRTESDSVLAEIGGVLAAHPEWQLSIEGHTDSVGGRAFNETLSLQRAEAVADALVERSGVARSRLTARGAGASRPVETNATPEGRAFNRRVELRRQ